A stretch of Amycolatopsis balhimycina FH 1894 DNA encodes these proteins:
- a CDS encoding DNA polymerase Y family protein → MTDAPRLLVLWCPDWPVVAAGAAAGTPPTAPAAVFSGSRVVACSASARRAGVGRGMRRRDAQSRCPELVVHQHDPDRDARLFEPVAAAVERQAVGVEVVRPGVVAVPVAGAAGYFGGEAALAELLIDEVAAQAGVECQVGIADGLFAATLAARRAVLVPAGEAAKFLAPLPITELNQPGDDRGELVGLLQRLGLRTLGAFAALAERDVAGRFPRDAIVAHRQVRGLAERPPLRRALPPDLVVTEEFDHPLHRVDEAAFVAKTLGERFFAGLANHGLACTRLAIVAVTEAGEERVRVWRCAEPLTARSTADRVRWQCEGWLTARDRPTAGIVRLRLDPEEVVGGQALQLQLGSMGRDADAAERAGRALVRIQGLLGPDAVVTPLLDGGRGPAERVRLIPWGEPRRPVTADRPWPGRLPAPSPTVVSRRPAVVLDAVGDVVRCTERGELGYPPATVAVDGGPPRCVLGSAGPWIVRPALPLRRGEPPLVRIQVVLEGDVALLLKAVVGEDPQWTVEGWYD, encoded by the coding sequence ATGACCGATGCGCCACGGTTGCTCGTGCTGTGGTGCCCGGACTGGCCCGTTGTCGCCGCGGGGGCCGCCGCCGGGACCCCACCTACCGCGCCCGCCGCCGTTTTCTCCGGTAGCCGCGTCGTTGCCTGCTCCGCCTCCGCGCGCCGCGCCGGTGTCGGGCGGGGGATGCGGCGGCGGGATGCGCAGTCGCGGTGTCCGGAGCTCGTCGTGCACCAGCACGACCCGGACCGCGACGCCCGGCTCTTCGAACCCGTCGCCGCCGCCGTCGAGCGGCAGGCCGTCGGGGTCGAGGTCGTGCGGCCCGGCGTCGTCGCCGTGCCGGTGGCCGGGGCCGCCGGGTACTTCGGCGGGGAAGCCGCCCTCGCCGAACTGCTCATCGACGAAGTCGCCGCCCAAGCCGGCGTCGAATGCCAGGTCGGGATCGCCGACGGGCTCTTCGCCGCGACCCTCGCCGCCCGCCGCGCCGTCCTCGTGCCGGCCGGCGAAGCCGCGAAGTTCCTCGCGCCCCTGCCGATCACCGAACTGAACCAGCCGGGCGACGACCGCGGCGAGCTCGTCGGCCTCCTGCAACGCCTCGGCCTGCGCACCCTCGGCGCGTTCGCCGCACTGGCCGAGCGCGACGTCGCGGGCCGGTTCCCCCGCGACGCCATCGTGGCCCACCGGCAGGTGCGCGGCCTGGCGGAACGGCCCCCGCTCCGCCGCGCCCTCCCGCCGGACCTGGTGGTCACCGAGGAGTTCGACCACCCGCTGCACCGCGTCGACGAAGCCGCGTTCGTCGCGAAAACTCTCGGCGAACGGTTCTTCGCCGGGCTCGCGAACCACGGCCTCGCCTGCACCCGCCTGGCCATCGTCGCCGTCACCGAAGCCGGCGAGGAACGCGTACGCGTCTGGCGCTGCGCCGAACCCCTCACCGCCCGCTCGACGGCCGACCGCGTCCGCTGGCAGTGCGAAGGCTGGCTCACCGCCCGCGACCGGCCCACCGCCGGGATCGTCCGGCTGCGCCTCGACCCCGAAGAGGTCGTCGGCGGGCAAGCGTTGCAGCTGCAGCTCGGGTCGATGGGCCGCGACGCCGACGCCGCCGAGCGCGCCGGCCGTGCCCTCGTGCGGATCCAGGGCCTGCTGGGCCCGGACGCGGTCGTCACCCCGCTGCTGGACGGTGGCCGCGGGCCGGCCGAACGTGTCCGGCTCATCCCTTGGGGCGAGCCACGCCGTCCCGTCACGGCGGACCGGCCGTGGCCCGGTCGGCTGCCCGCGCCATCGCCGACGGTGGTGTCGCGACGGCCGGCGGTGGTGCTCGACGCCGTCGGCGACGTCGTTCGCTGCACGGAGCGTGGTGAACTCGGTTATCCGCCTGCGACCGTTGCCGTCGATGGTGGTCCGCCGCGGTGTGTTCTCGGCTCGGCTGGTCCGTGGATCGTGCGTCCCGCTCTGCCTTTGCGCCGTGGCGAGCCGCCTCTTGTGCGGATCCAGGTTGTCTTGGAGGGGGATGTCGCGTTGTTGCTCAAGGCTGTTGTCGGAGAAGATCCACAATGGACTGTCGAGGGTTGGTACGACTAG